The sequence tcattcgtgtgttcaatgttgaatcatgatggtgaagccggttcttgatcttgatctcgatcatgttgaggttatgcttggagacaatctttctagtacgatgatccgcccgttcaacctctggatctttctcacccatagtggggctttcatttaggcgctcttttcacctttttcctcgcatggcttttattttatctggatttgctctaactcctttttggccaatgacatagtcaaggaatttttctgaagtggctctgcatatacacttctttggattgagctttatttttcacatcagtgtttgcactgattgtagtattagcaactcctttgtacctgtgggttagcactgaaagaactccagaagtggggcatactctgtccattattaaaagatggtggtaagtcataaaagctccattcacttaccttggggatcaatggcttgatccatggaacatacttcatagcaaaagaatgtttgcatttgccttgttggcaaatatcatgtatgatgcaattctctttatggaatttttagttcatcttggaatcaacttaataattcattcacgttggtccctgactctagaatgaacttagtcaaaggataaaaccgagtaaatattatatgttaaacaaattcataatagaattttaatcgtgcttgttttaataataatatcgcGTATAAcagtcataaccataaagattgctactgcacatgaatatcataatgaattcttaataaataaccataatgagaatggtttaagaataatgtccttttgtatttcaatgcgcattaatatccaagatagcatatttattttaaacgtcataaaagttatgacattctatattgggtaagatatcttacatagttgctatttacttgcaattaatattgtgcatccatacattaatggcattcagagatcattaaagcctcatttgaatgaggtgtaattaaagaaaggtaagtgatgatttaataatatagttatatataaaattactcttatatcatttcatttgtacgaataaaataaaagaggaagggtaattttagaagaaaaatacatgtaccatgattctcctccaatttggagtgtaaggaaaattactcaaaatccactctcacctaccttcacatgtaatcctccaatctttaaggaattctcatgtatatcctaagaattttgcataaattaatgttctgatccgaaaccgacacttgcactattttgtagttagctcaggacatgaaagttttgtttatccaatttggtaattcatcagcccataatgaccttaatagttagggacaattacaggataattacaaatagactcaatattttcaagtctcttgtgttggtaacagaaattctaacaatgtcaaataaacagtttttatatgaatagacacatccttgtaaaaaaaggaatgaaataactgtttgacaaaacaatattcaaaaatatgaatttctgatattaaaagtactaaataggagaaaagccatatatagatgatgaattgtacaaggaaaaaccaaatatgattttttgtaatttcttctaatagttatacgcatgttcatccaaaagaccgaccagatctaaatcatttgtaattacataagcccttttatgatattttaatatcaaatgacaaaatcacattgaatggatgatttttttgtaaatcccaagattacgggtcttatacatgcgtttgtactaattcaatgataatatcatattatacttgtcatgcataaaaatatgagggcatagtaagcatgcaagatttaatgaaagatttgtgtctatgacttcatctttcacagtttattagatttatcataataacatgtaatgatattcatagcactttataagagtgagagatctcaattttctttaattaaaaatggaataagaaaggggaggaaacttatctttttcatcataaaattccagatttaatgtagaaaactctttcccaccaatatatggagaactgtatctttggatagatttgttgtactgattgagccaaagtttgagattgtgatttctattctgtcgactccattgttttgttctttgtgaaactctatacaatcaagattttgtgatcttctgtttgttagagatccacgctcaccgcaccaattgataactagtggagaatttccgattgtcttccgtccctgtgggggcgtcgttgggttcgacggggggaagctccgatgccaaagtcagtaaggaagaacaagagagcaaactgaattgacaaagggtacgtaaaagtgtaccttgatagcctagggatgcaggctatatatagctaggaagtcgtaaccttcagtaactagaaggtctccattaatggcgtttacaggttatctttaacctggcggttagctaattgatagctcattaatggtctttatggccgagtcggcggttagccgttactgtgatgaatcaggtgaaagaggagattcgcctcataggttcgccagcggatctcactgagctgaaccatggagatccgccatccggttcttcttgcggcgttctcaaggtgaatatcccttttcgtattctttgatccgtcaaggcgtatgtacgctctccttgagagctatggcgggtctccgctactcgctctcatcgggcgtatctcgttatggcgtatctcgccatggtccacgtggcgtggcataatgctagagactccttccttttcctcgttatttgcatattctcccctgcattaattatcattaattccacattaatcatgtataaatatctcttttagaaggaataatggtttgccattatttctattaattttcccttattccttattcaagaataatttgggttgttatcagttGGTACCCCCTCAATTTTGCAGTATGCCTACAGTATAGTATGAAACAGAATACGGAAATCATTAAGCAAGCACTAATAAGATCGACAATTAAAGCTTAAAAGAATTCAAAACAACCCTGAGCAGAATACAAACCTCAAGTCTATTGTGAGCATTCACACGAAATAATGAAGAGCAGAGATAATGAAGAGGGCTAAAAAGTAGATAGAAGTTGAAGAAACTCACCTTTGAAACTGCATTTTGGAAGAAGCGCATAGATAATATGGCGAGTGGAAGAAATTATAATATGAGAAGCATTGTCCAGATACTAATTTGGCCAAATCACCTCCAACAATTCCACTGAACCCACAATTCCTATGGAAACAGAAAACATAGATAAACACAAAATCAAAAACAAAAAGGGTTAGAgcaatttatcaataaaatttgAACACAAACATAGATCAAAAACATGATTCATACTCTAACCAGTGGAAAGATACTATCAACTGATCTTTGGTTCATCAAGTTCACCATAAAACCTAGAACTCATTCTTTCCCAAATTCAACCAATTATCATCTGTAACCAAACTCAACAAAGACCTTACTGTCGAAAAATGGAATCTTTGAGGCATGAGCAACATAATCAAAGGTCCAAAACTGTAAAATTTCTCTTGTAATTTAAATTATCCGCAGAAcccaaaatgaaaaaacaaacaaacacaaaaaaccctaaaaactaAGAACAAAGAATTACCCATACACAATCGATGCTGGAGTTGTAATGCATGAAAATTTGAAATTGTAAAGAATTACCTATACACAATTGATGCTGTAGATGAATTTGAGAATGAGAAATAACCACATTCTGAAGAATGTGAGAATGCGGCCATACACAATCGATATTGGAGATGAACCGATGTTGGAGTTGTAATGCAGGAAAATTTGAAATTGTAAAGAATTGCCCATACACAATCGATGCTGGAGATGAATTTGAGAATGAGAAATAATCGCTGAAGAATCTGAGAATGTGGCCATACACAAACTAAGAACAAAGAATTACCCATACACAATCGATGCTGGAGTTGTAATGCAGGAAAATTTGAAATTGTAAAGAATTACCTATACACAATTGATGCTAACCGTGTTAAAAGAACGTAAAAGGAGAAAATGCGAGGGTTTAGAAAATTGACACATCAGCAAAGAAGCTCTTAGAATATGACACATCAGCAATAATTTCTAcagatttagtatatatatagatagatttgGGGTATTACAGTCCGATTACTATAACGAATaagattatttctcaaattgaccaaacttgtcaatgttagggggtaaaatCGCTCTTGACTGTCAAcatttatggataaaattgcaccattttttaCGGTAttagtaaaattgctcctagctgtaAACGtaagaggtatttttgcacctttaTCCCTTTTCTTTAATTATCCATCCTATTTAATTATCATAAACGATAAGGGTATAAAATTGACATATCCGCAGGCAGGGACGACTCTAGTATTTTAGAAGCCTTAGGCTGCTAGGTTTTATATTatacaaaaatacctctaacgtttatagccaggagtaattttacctcttatgtctaaaatgatacaatttgcgtcatttatcactaattagtaatagACCACACCATAAGATtagatttggaaaaaaaattatactatattttatacgagttggacaaaaaagaGATTGgttttgactgttatttaactgtcacaccgagttttctaaataattttgtcgataaattgaagcagtttcgtatattttttataactatattttttataactatatttttttttggtaagaagggaagaaaaaaacaaacaaacaaaaacctaacccgggatcagtctaggaagactgaccccaatcatatcctcaagaagagaaggtaacagaaaagaaggaggaacgaaaagcgtagaaacacctaacatccccccatgcccaacagctgccaagcgatccgccacgcggttttgctccctataaatatggaagaaggtaagagaatcgaaggcaggacgaagcctcaagatggctttaatgagattctgactcttaagacaaacagcctgtctatccgaaatcctgttgatagcctccaaattgtcagactccaccgaaagtcttttaacacccatgcgaatgacgagtttaatgccagacaatttttataactatattaataacacagtaaatagttcgttcataaaaaaaaaatactaataaaaaatatatacacataaatactttttaatttttttatataaaaaagttatAATATTTCTTGGGATCATTTTTAACTATGCGTTAAAAATAGCCCTTATGTTATGGGAAAATAATTTTAACCCTTCCTCAATCGgaaattattttttcaattaattaggaatatttaatataaaattttatatatatatatatatatatatatatatatatatatatatataaagattaaACGTCCACCTAAAGAGAGAAGCCTTCTCTCTAGGTCTTTCCCCTCCTCTTGCCGCCCACCTCCTCTTCTGCTTTCTTCtttattccctttccttttctcctTTCTCTTCCAAACTTGATTTTTGCAATCTTAAGTTAGAACAAATTAGCCAGATCTAGTCGGAGAAGGGCGAAGGAAGCTtgtcttctttcttcctcctttCATCTATGGCTGTATTTTCGTTTTCCTAGCTTTTTAGTGTTCCATTTTGTTTTCAGTTGAAGATCCATACCTTTCATCGGATTTTGTCCATCTGATTCGCATCTGTTAGCTATATCTCTGTCGTTTACgtttttttcggatttagcaagagcggaaacgtgttattttatacgtaaATCTACGGATCTACGAGGTTGCACCAGtaaaaaggactcagatccagTTAGTCGAAAGAAACTAAAGGATGACGATTGGTTTACAGTGGCTTTCATGTGAAGTTGAATTCGTGAGAAGTATGAGTTTTGTCGTTTTATTGGTTTAGTTGTACCTTTTTATAGTTGTTTTTACTCTTTGTAGctcttttatttcctttatggACGTTGTATTAAACATTAGCGTGAGCTTATATAAGGTTTTATCccttactattttttttatgatgtaTTTGTTTAAGATTTTATCTCTTATCATTTTTATGATGTAATTGTATTTTTTCATCCAATGAAATGTTTAaggattattataaaaaaaaaaataaaatttgattatttcacaaataaaagaaaatgattgGGAATGGTAAAAGGCAGTATGTCGTAAATTACGATATTAGCTGTGTACGGCTGAAAGATTTGCGTAATCCCATTAGAgtatttaaatattattattctgGATAATCCAATCAGATTTGAAAAACAATTAACAAGCAAAAACATcaacaacaaaataataataataaaaaaaggccAATTGGAGATAGATAATTGCCTTGTCAGATGAGATTAATGATTTGTTAAATGGCAAAAGGGCGCTTCTAGTCCCCATCAACTGGGTCCCACAACCAGCACTTTCTTTCCCTTTTCCcttttttatgttatgtttagTTTAGACGATTGATCATCTGATCTTCTTCCTCCAAATCCCTAATTCCTCATTTTGACCTTTTTATTCTCTTCTCAAATACTCTATTTCTCTTCCACTCCTTACCTTTGATTCTCCTCTCTACTGATTCTTCTCAACCTGCGGTTTCCCTTTAAGAGAATTCCACTTTTGGCATCTTGGTCATTCTTTACGATATTATTCCCCTTTTTTTGGTAAGAGGTCAATTTGCTCTTCATTTTGGGGTTTTCTATAATTGTTTTTGAATTTATCTATACTCTTTTgcatcagttttttttttttttttaaggctaatttttttcctattttctggaTGAAGAGCAGGCATTTGACCTTCAAACTTCATAGCATCTTTACTGGGTTCAATAATTCTATGGGTTTTCTATTTTCTGGTCCTGGAGGTGGTTCATGGTCATGGGCTAGTCAAATAGGAAACTAGTACTATCGATTTGAGTTAGTATTGACGCTGAGAGAGAGAGGAAATGAAGAGAGGGAAGGATGACGACAAGAGAATGGGGCCTATGTTTCCCAGACTTCATGTGAATGATGCTGAGAAAGGAGGGCCAAGAGCACCTCCAAGGAATAAGATGGCCCTTTATGAACAGCTCAGCACTCCATCTCATAGGTTCAATCATGGTGTTTTGCCTCCCAACACAAGTGAAATCAACATGGTTCCTGCTGCATCCACAAGTCAGGTACCTCTTAAAATTGATTCCTAGTCTGTAGTGTATAGTATTTTTTATTGAGATAGTGCTTTGTAGATatgaatttattattattagagtATTTTTTCTAGGCAAGAGCTGTGAAATTACATTCAAAGTATTTTGGTGTTGATTTGATGCTATAGTTGGTGTTGATTTTTTCCTAATGTCTTAAGTGTAAGTGCTTTATCTGCATCTATATTTTATCTTTTAGAGATTGTTAAAGAACCTCTTTCCATCATTCCAAATTGCTCGATGGGGGTGCGGGGGAAGCTAAGAAAAACATCTAAAGTTCAATTACTTGTTTATTTTGATGCTCAATTTTGTTAACcgttaaataaagcaactaagGTCGTAAGGGTAAGGGAAGACCAAGGTTGATGGTTAAGAAAAATGACCGGCAAGATCTCTCTAGGGATCACGTTTTTAATTGATTGGAAAAGAGGAATCCATATGGCCAACCCAACTAGCTGGGATTAaggtttttttgttgttgttgatgttGATTATGAACTGATGTAGTTGTTAACTTAATCCGTGTGTTTCAATATAGCCAAATACTCTGTTTTGGTGCAGCTATGTGGGAGCTCAATTTTAGATGTGGATATTGATCTTGTGCGGCTGTATTTGCTATCTTTTCCCCTTGTGTATCATGGCTGAGATTTGCTTCCTTCTTGATGCAAGTATTTGCTTGTGCTTTCCTAGAGAACTTATATACTCCTTGTCTAGCTTGGTGTTTGCATTTTCTGGCACTGTGACTTGCTGATTTTGTTGTTTCTGATCTCTGCAGGGGAGTGGCACTGGACGGAATTTACGCTTCTCACATCATGTTCTTTCTTCTACCCCCCCATTCTCTCACGTGGCTGAGATGCTCCATTCCCAGCAGCCTGATGATGGAAATTCTAATACTTCATCAACGCAACTTGAGCAGAGAAGGAAggttggagatgaagatgattTCATGGTACCTGTATTCGTTCACTCTTCCCTGGGAAAATCCCAAAATGGCAGTGATAGGGAAACACCCACTATTTTCGACTCAAATCACTTAGTTTGTTCAAAACAAATACAAAACACTGgtgataataatgaaaataataacaCTGGAATTGGTACCAATCCCAGACAGGACAGGAAAAACCAGAATGACGAGCGTTTAGAGGTGTCTGTCTCAGGTAGAGATCATTCAGTAAGATCTCCCAGAAGTTCTCTTACCAGGGAAAAAATAGCTAGACCTGAGAATGCATCTCTAAACCAACAAGGTGATTTTAGTAGATTGTGTAAAGATGATGTTTGTTTGCAACAAGAGCCTACAGTTCTGCTGCAGCAAAATGATAGTCGACATGGGGAAAGTGTTTCCGAGCTGACAAGGGAAATAGAGAAGAGAAATAATCCAGGGCCAATAGCAGTAAGTGACTCATATTCTGGTGATGATCTTAATTGTCAGGGTGAGGCTGAAATTGACAGCAAGTGTCACAGAGACGAGACATGTAGGTCGCAAGAATTTGTAAATGGAGAAAAAAGTGATGATATCTCTGAAACGTCCATGGTGGATTCTATAACAGAAGTGACTTTTACTCCCGATGATGTTGTTGGAATGATTGGTCAGAAACGTTTCTGGAAAGCCAGAAGGGCAATTGTCAAGTAAGTTTTCGTTCCTAATCTTAGTCACTCTTTATAAAGTGTCAATGATTGGAAATTTTATAATGGTTTAGGATATGGTTAACATTCTAATTATAGCAAATCATTATACGCCCTTTCAAATGTAGTATGCTGTGAATATCTTTGGGTCATCACTTCTTTTGTTTTTGGTTTGGTATTATATCTATATTTATGGAACAATACTGAAAAACTAGGAAAATAGCTCATGTACCCTCATACAACTTGTTCTTTGAGCTTTGCTTTGTATTTGAGGCTTCTTTATCAATTGCAAAACTACACTGAAATCGAATGTTGAAGAAAAGTaagaggattttttttttgttgttgttgttttttttttctgtttctaATTTTGTTGAGATTGAAATTATGGCGGCTTTCTTCCTTATTCTAATTCATTAGTTTATTGGAGATTCACTTTTCCCTTCCAAATCTTTCCTTATTCTTTCATTATCGCAATATTTGCTTCTGGAATAAATATGATCATATTGTCACATCACTTTTGTTTTCGTTCTTGGCTAACCTTTAGTTCTCAATATTGATTATATGTTAATTTCATCTATTAAGACTTCGCATTTCTACTGTGTTTGTTTAACTAGATTTATAGAAATAGGATTCCCTTTGATCAAGTTGTACTTTGCTTTTATTACTATTGGATTATCTTTCTACCTACTTGCACAATATAAACAGATAGTTATGGTATGGAATACTAACTTAAGAAATATGGAATCATTGTGTTTTGAACTGAAGAGTTCATTCATGGCCATGGGGGAGGGTTATTTCGATAGTGTGGAGTCCCAGGGTCAGTTCCATTCTGGCATGTACATATGTTTGAAGGCCCTCGATGGCAAATGGTGGATCATCTTACAGCAGGGAGATGGACAGTAGAGGTACTTTTTTCTAGGTGCCCCCGAGACAGTGGATTATCTGATCATTCTTTTGCATTTCATGTTGGGTTTATTCCTGTCTCGATGACTCTCTTTTCCCTGCTTCCATTCAAGATTTTTCCTATATGTGCCTTTCGAGGGCTTGGATCAAGGAGGGCAACGAATGGTGGAAGAGCTTCTAGGAGTAGTCGTACGGAACTTGGGGAGAAAATGGAATAATCGAAAATTTGAATTGGTGGGCATGTGGAAAACTTTAGTTCTCATAGGTCCCTAGTATTCTAACTTGACCTTTATTGGGCTattctatttatagtgtttgTTCCATATGTCTGTCTTGTGATTTTGTCTCAGTGAAGAGCTTGCCAGAATATGCCCTAGTATAATTTATGCACATGAAGTTCTTTTCGTAATTATTCTATCTCGTGCGAGATTGTGAACTAATGTCGAGCTAATTCTCTAGATCCACCTATATGCTTATGGTATATTCATTTTTCAATCTTCTGTGATTCATGGTCTTAATCTTAACTCTTGTTACTCTCTACAGTCAACAAAGGTTGTTTGCACTGCAAGTGTTTGAGTTGCATAAACTGATTAAGGTAAGATTTTCATGGATCCTGGTAAATTACTTCTTCTAGTCCGGGGATTGTTTTCGGTGGACATATTGCTGCCTACATGCTTATTAGTtgcaaaaaataatattatgaaAATTTTCCTTTGTGTAGGTTCAACGACTTATTTCTGCATCTCCACATCTATTACTGGAAAACAGTGGTTATCTGGGGAAACCTTCTTCAAAAAAACTCCCATCAGAGTATGTTCTGATGCCTCCTGGGCATGTTGCGAAGTGTAAAAATGACAGTGACAAACAGAACCATGAGAAGGAACATTCTGCTGAGAATGGAGTTGAGAAGGCATCATTTTCTTTGGTAAAAAATGGTAGTCAGCCTTATATTTATGGGCCTTATTTGGGGAATCCAACACCGATTCCTATGCCTACTGACAGCAAATTGGGTCCTTGGTGTTTCAATCTTTCACTTGGGAATCAGTTATTGGTACCTGTGATGTCCCCTTCGGAAGGACTTGTATACAAGCCATACACTGCTCCGGGAGTCATGGAATCATCCGGTGGAGGACAACATCCGTTTGGTGCAATTCCTTTTAATGGTAATTTCATCAATCCATGCTATGGGGTCCCAGCTTCTCATCATCCCCATGGCAATGGAGTCATACCAGGTTTTCCTCCTGTTGGCCATGGTTATTTTCCTCCATATGCTATGCCAAGTATAAACCCACCCGTCTACGGTTCAGCAGTGGAACAAATGAACTGTGTTCTGGGGTCTCGTTCGCAAGGTCACAGTGGTGGGTTATCTGGAGTTGGTGCAAATTTCAATCTGCAACATCAAAGCTCGTCTAAGGTGCTGACCAAGAAGAGAGGATCCATTTCACAAGTTATAAAGCCTCGGGCATCTAGAGAAAGTGGAGTACCTCGAAGGACAGCGAGTAGTCCTAGTGAGAAAGTGCAGAAACTTGGGACTGTTGGAGATGCTGAAGAGAAAGATGCTATTCATCCATTCCCAATGGCTCCTGCTACTCCAGAGGGACCACTAGAGACTGGCCAGCAAACAAGGGTGATCAAAGTTGTGCCGCACAACCCAAGATCTGCTACTGAATCAGTGGCTCGGATTTTCCAATCAATacaagaagagagaaaaaaatatgaCTCTAATTAGCTTGTTTAAGCTCGATATTGCACGAGATGAGAAATCTTCCGTCTAGGTTTCACCTTAGTTCTGCATGCATATGATATGCTGTGTTGTAATTTTGATTACCTCCTATGATTTGTTAGGCATGATATTTTGCATGGTTGTTTCTTGACCTCATTATAATGTATTCATATCATGTAGGGTATAGCTGTAGAAGATATAAAACAAAGCAATGTTACATGTATGTGGTTGTTTTGATACTAGACTTTGTTATATATTATGTATACCATGCTAAATCAAATTGTATAGAGGTTTTGGTGATcaacttttttatatatttcataATTGGTCATCTCCCATTTTATATAGCAGCATGAAAATTCTATTCAATTGAACTAAACTGTAAAAGTGCTAATTTATGATATGATATGATTGCTTAAAGCAGATTACAAGCTCTTTTGTTACCTCTATTGGAGTGAATTGCCAAAAATCACTAgaaaaacactaaaaaaatatcaattctaGGGTAGAGAACATCCTATCAGCAGAAACGGCAAAGTATAGAGATAAATGAAGATTATATAGTCAAGGGCAGGTGGGATTCTTGCCAGGGCCACCATAATAGAACTCAGGATCATCCGTGTAATCTCCAACATAGTATGATCTGTAGCAGTCGTACTCATCTTGATAAGTGGAAACCCATTCAGGAAATTTAAGGATAAGAGAATTTTCACGAACTCGAAGTCTCCTAAAAGTACCAGAATTGCCAAAAATGCCATCAGGAAATTGTCCATTTCCCATACCAGTCCTAGTATGAGGTGTACCTAGCTTTAAGCTGTAAACTTCACCTCCCCATTCAGCTCCTTCAGCATTACCATGCGCTAACAATGAAAACAACCCCGGTGGCCAGTAACCCAAGTTTATCTTCTCTCCATATTGTACCCACCAGTTGTTTGTACTTGGATCCTATTAAGAGTATTTCGTTAGCTCTTTTAATTTGTTTGAAAAGTTCGATATGTTAGAATCAAATTTATAATGTTAGATCGAATTTATACCATTTTGTATGTTAGAATCAAATTTGTACTGTTAGGATCAAATTTAGTCATtattcctaaaaataaaaaaactattatTACATCAAAATGTGATTTGTTCCAAATATTCTTTGTACACTTAAAACTCCAAATATGAGGGACGGATTTTAATTTGGAAATTTAAGATTTAAGGTTACTGACCTTAAAGATGTAGACGGTTATTTGAGATGGAAGGCCAAAAGGGACAGAAAGAGGATAAATTGCAGCACCAAGTGCTACTTCACTGCTGGTTTGAACAAAGCCAGGACATGTCAGGTCAAAGCAACCTGTTGTTCTTGAACCGTCAGCCTACGAAAGgaaattaatcattttaataGTCTAATTCATATTTCGTTACAAGAAGAAGTTTGTGAATTACTATACTTACAGTCCAATATACAAACAATCGAGTTTTATTGTCCCCGTATAAACTTGGATTCACCTGAAAACAAGATAAAAGAGTTTCAACCAATTTCGGAGAATTTCAATAAATTTCGGAGAGTTTAAGAATGATGACGAACCGCCCATCCAAATTCAAGGCTTTCATAGTCATAATAAGAGCCACTTTTGAGGCTAACT comes from Euphorbia lathyris chromosome 8, ddEupLath1.1, whole genome shotgun sequence and encodes:
- the LOC136202343 gene encoding protein EARLY FLOWERING 3, with product MKRGKDDDKRMGPMFPRLHVNDAEKGGPRAPPRNKMALYEQLSTPSHRFNHGVLPPNTSEINMVPAASTSQGSGTGRNLRFSHHVLSSTPPFSHVAEMLHSQQPDDGNSNTSSTQLEQRRKVGDEDDFMVPVFVHSSLGKSQNGSDRETPTIFDSNHLVCSKQIQNTGDNNENNNTGIGTNPRQDRKNQNDERLEVSVSGRDHSVRSPRSSLTREKIARPENASLNQQGDFSRLCKDDVCLQQEPTVLLQQNDSRHGESVSELTREIEKRNNPGPIAVSDSYSGDDLNCQGEAEIDSKCHRDETCRSQEFVNGEKSDDISETSMVDSITEVTFTPDDVVGMIGQKRFWKARRAIVNQQRLFALQVFELHKLIKVQRLISASPHLLLENSGYLGKPSSKKLPSEYVLMPPGHVAKCKNDSDKQNHEKEHSAENGVEKASFSLVKNGSQPYIYGPYLGNPTPIPMPTDSKLGPWCFNLSLGNQLLVPVMSPSEGLVYKPYTAPGVMESSGGGQHPFGAIPFNGNFINPCYGVPASHHPHGNGVIPGFPPVGHGYFPPYAMPSINPPVYGSAVEQMNCVLGSRSQGHSGGLSGVGANFNLQHQSSSKVLTKKRGSISQVIKPRASRESGVPRRTASSPSEKVQKLGTVGDAEEKDAIHPFPMAPATPEGPLETGQQTRVIKVVPHNPRSATESVARIFQSIQEERKKYDSN